In Spirosoma pollinicola, the genomic window TGCCCACCTTCCTGCTGGTTTCCTTCGTGGCTTCAGCGGTGTTCGTCCGGTTGCTACTAGCGTTTAATCAGTGGCGATTCGAAGGCAGTACAGATCGCTTCTGGGAGCCTACCCTCACGGTCTTCGGCTACGGCATCGCGTATGCCTTAGTCCGTAGTTTTTTCAACCAACGGATCCAGCAGACGCAGCGCCAGGTGCAACAATCGCAAGCCGAGCTAGCCGCCCTGAAAGCCCAACTGAATCCCCATTTTTTCTTTAATACCCTGAACAGCCTCTACGGAACCGCGCTGCTCGAGCAGGCCACCAACACTGCCCAAAGTATCGAGCAGCTAGCCAATATCATGCGCTATACCCTCAGTGAAGCCCAGCGCGACTTTACCCCAGTGGCCAGTGAGCTGGGCTTCTTACAGGACTATATCCAGTTGCAGGGATTACGGTTGGCCCAGACCGACGCCACCCGCTTGCAGACACATTTGGTGTATGACCAATTGCCCGCTCAAATCGCTCCGTTGCTGCTCATCGCCTTCGTCGAAAATGCCTTTCTCTACGGGATCAGTACCGACCTGGATTACTTCATTGCCATTCAATTAACCATTGAAAAAGGACAGCTTGACTTGGTGGTGGAGAACCGACTATTTCCCCAGCGAACGGCCTATGGCCTGGGAACGGGGATCCATAATGCGCGGAAACGACTCGACCTGCTTTATGCCGGGAAATACAACCTGACGGCTGGACCCCAGGCTGACCGCTTCCGGGTACACTTACAGATGAATCTTCACTAAATCGAATCGACTATGTTTTTCCGAATGATCTTGTTTTCCGCTTGGCTAGCTAGCCACTCCCTTCACGCCCAGCTGACCCTCTCCGGCCAGATTGAGGGAACCAAACCCGGTGCTTCGGTATCAGTCAATGTTCCCTACGACTGCTACTATTATCCGCAGAACTCAGTCCCGGTTTCGCTTGACGCGAAGGGTCATTTTTCAACTCGGCTCACCCTGACCAAAGCGCAGATTATCTTCTTAGACTATGCGGGGAAGCGTCTTTACCTCTACGCCCAGCCAGGTCGATCGGTTTCGCTGACGGCTCACGCGCAGAGCTGGCCTGGGACCGTGCGATTTAGCGGTGAACTCGGGGCTGAAAATGCGTTCCGTCAGCGATTGGGCCTGACGATGAATCAACTCGGAAAACCAACCTGGAATGATTCACTGTCCGATCCACAACTGATTCTTCGGGCCTTGCAAACCCAGCAGCAAACCGGACTTTCCTTGTTGAAACAACAACCGAAGAAGGGGTCGCTCGCCTTTCAACAAATGACTCAAGCCGACATTACCTACTTTGCCGTCAGTAAACTCTGGGACTTGATTTGGCAAAATGGCGTGTGGACCCAAAAAAATAAGTCGGTGTATGACCGTAGCGCCTGGCAGCAAACCTTGATCACGGCCTACCAACGGGTCGATCTGTCGAATCCACTTGCCTTGAGCAGTTATGCTTATCAACAAATCATCACCTATTATCCCCGCTACCTGCAACATCAAGCCAGCACCAAAGACGAATTTGTTCCCATTGCCGAACGCGTTTTTGGCAAACCCTTTGCCCAAATTAATCAAGAGATGAAACAAAAAGGGGAGCGCTACTGGGTGTACAGCGCCCTCCAGTATGGGTTGCAAGGACGGGCTTTAGAACGGGCGCTGGCTTCGTTCTTAATTAATGGCATTGAGCAGGGTGACTTAGCCTACCAGCTGGAAGCCTACACCGATTTCAAACAGCGCTTCCCTCAAAGTCCTTACCTGCCCGATGTGCAGCAGTACATGAAGCCCTACCTGGCCAGTATTGACCCGGCTGCTAATCCGCAAGCCGATATTCAATTACTGGCCAATTCGGCGCGATTCGTAAACCTGGATTCATTGCTGGCCACCCATCGGGGCCGCGTGGTGTACGTGGATATTTGGGGCAGTTGGTGTGGCCCCTGCCGACAAGAGTTTACCTACAACCGCGCCTTGAAAGAACGCTTCAAGAACAAGCCGGTTGACTTTGTCTATGTGGCCGTTGAACACGGGGCTCAACCCGAAAAGCGGTGGCGGGAGGCGATTCATTTTTATGGGATAACGGGCCAGCATGTGTTAGCGGGTTCCGACTTGGAAGCCTATCTTCGTGGTCTGTATCCCGAGCAGGATAATCTCCGCTTCCCCTCGTATATCTTAGTGGATGCCTTGGGCCGAATCACGACGGTAGAAGCCAACCGCCCCTCCCAGAAAGAGGCGTTATATCACCAAATCGAATCGTTGTTGTGAATACAGCTGCCGTCCATTCCCTCCGTTGTATCGCGGTCGATGATGAGCCGATTGGGCTGCGTATCATCGAATCCCATGGGGCCAAAGTACCCTATTTAGCGTTAGTGGGTAGTTTCCTGAGCGCAACTGAAGCCTTGGCATATATGCAGGGTCATCCTGTTGATCTTTTATTTATCGACATTCAGATGCCGGACTTGTCGGGCCTGGAACTGGTCCGCTTATTGCCCGAGCCAGTGGTCGTCATATTTACCACGGCTCATGCGGGTTATGCACTAGAAGGTTTCGAGGTAGCAGCCCTGGATTATTTATTGAAGCCCATCAGTCTAAGCCGCTTTTTGCAAGTGAGCAGCCGGGCCTTAGAGAAAGTCACCGCCCAGAAGCGGGTCAATGAATCGGTTCAGGGTGTGGCTGCGGCTGAGTTGTTTGTCAAAACTGGGTACGACTGGAGCCGGGTTAATCTAGCCGATCTGCTGTACATTGAAGCCGATGACAATTATCTAACCTTTGTTGAGTTGGGTAAGCAAACGTTGAGCCGCATGAGCCTATCGGAGGTGCTGGCCAAGCTACCGGTCGGCGAGTACCTCCGCATTCATAAGTCGTATGTCATTGCGCTGACTAAAGTCGATAAAGTGGAGCGGCATCAAGTGAGCCTGGGGGACAAGCGGCTTCCGGTCTCGGCCAGCTACCGGGATGATCTACTGCGACGATTGGCCAAATAGGCCTTAACGAGTGGACGATAGATCATCGCTAATACTACTTCTGTTCACTTTATGTTATTTTATGAGCGTTTTTGTGCGACGCATATTTTTTAATACCTGTCAAGTGGTCCCGCAACGCGGGGCCGTCCGTCGGTGCGACCCCACTTGACAGGTATTAAAACAAGCCGTCCAGTTAAACGCCCGTTGAGGACTGGTCTGTTGATAAGCCTGGAGTAGGAAATCGTTTTGGTTATTGTCCCCCTCAAAAACGAAACCCACCTATAGGTATCCACTTATTAACTACTTCAAAGAGCTTACCATCTTGGGAATTGTTACGTTTACGCAAACTTATATTGCTCGACGATTCGTGTTCCAATGAAAGCTACCCTCACTTACCTGGTCCTACTCCTATCCGTTGCCTGTTCGTCACCCAACCAGGGAAGGGCAACCCAAAGCCCTGATTCCAGCAAGGCAGATTCAGCATCAGTCGCTAAAGCCAAGTCCTCGCCTGCTACAGAACCCCTGAAAATTCCGCTATTCAATGATGTGGCTAGGACCCAAAAAAAACTTGCTACAATTAGCAGGGGGGACATGAGAAACTGGCATTACGATGGGTTAGGCTGGTCGGCTTCAAGTCTTTACGAGTTTGGTTCCCCTGGCATTGGCCAGCTCCGCAATAACCTCACTTTATATCTTGAATCGTCGAGGCAAAATGAGGTGCAGACCCTGAGAGTAAAGGTTAGCATACCAAATATGAACCAAAAATCGAGAGCCTTTACCCAGTATGCATCAACGGTAGAGAAGGTATTTAAGGCTATAGGCGAACCCATACCGGATGACCTGACGACTGCGTTGAGGCGGGGCAAACCCTATGCAAAAGAGACACCAACGATGTCAATCGAGAATAGGCTCGAAGACGGCCAGTACAATTCGTGGGTATTGATTGTTTCTTCGTATTAACAGGGCCATTCACGGGTCCGTATGCTACGGATAGCGTTGGACAAATATTAAAACCAGCGTTTCAAGAGAATCTAAAATTGATATGGAATAGCTAACAGTCATACGCTCTGTTTGCCCTACCTTCCACGGACTCACCTTTATGGCTTCAACACCAATTTACTCAGGTGACTACCCCTATATTTGGTTAATAGTAGCTTTGATAACTGGACTGACCGCCAATTTTCGTTGCAACCCATAACTACAGCCCCTATGTACTGGATGTACAACTTGCCCACCTGGGGCCTCGCTTTACTGATCGTAACTTTCTTTGTGGTCCTGGCCCTGCTGGGACTCACCTTTACCCACCAACGTCTGCATCAAAGCGGTGCCGCCGACTCGATTGATAATGGGACCGTAGGTTGGTTCTTCTCGGCCGTCTCACTACTCTACGGGCTGCTGCTGGGTCTGCTAACCGTGGCCGCCTGGGGAAGTTATAATCAGGCCACCATCATTGCTTCCCAGGAGGCCTCCGCTTCAGCCGAGCTCTACCGGGACTTGGCTGCTTACCCCGACACCACCCGGGATGCTATGCGTAAACAAATCAAGGCTTATGTAACAGTTATTATCAGCCAAACCTGGCCCGCCCAGCGCCGGGGCCTATTGCCCGACTCCGAAACGGTGGTCTTGAATCAGTTCCAAAAACGCTTACTCAACCAACGGGGGCTAACCCCAGAACAACTTGTGGTACATAGCGAAACCATTCGGGCTTTCAATGGTCTGATCGATTTACGACGCCAACGCCAAGAAGCGCTCACCGCTGGGGTACCAGCGGTGCTGTGGCTAGTCGTCCTGTTAGGTGCTGTGGCCACCATTGGCTTCTCTTACTGTTTTGTGGTAACCAGTTACCGGCTCCATGCCTTATTGACGGGAATATTAGCAGGCATGGTGGGACTATTAGTGTTTCTATTAGTGGCCCTGGATCACCCCTACTGGGGTGAGGTCAGTGTCTCGCCGGATGCTTATCAAGGAGTGTTACGTACGCTGATGAGTCAATAAGCCGGGGGCACTGGAGCTGGATCCAGACGCTGTACTGGCGATTTCGGAGGCATAAACCGCGTTCTAACGGGAATCGCCCGGTAGCCATTGCCGTATGATGGAACGGGAATTAAGTGGGGTCACCTGGTGATAGCCACCGTGGCGCGGTCAGTTTAGTAGGGAAAGATTGAATCGCTCCTTGCGGTATCCATTGGCCACTGTGATGCAGTCAGTATCGCCGAAACATTCCCTTAAATTGCCTCATTTAACCAGATAAATCAGAAGTCTCGTTTAGGAGCGGTTGGCGAGATGCTGAAACACAGTCTCTTTCTGTAGCTCATCCCGATCTAGTGTACCAACCCAACTGGTCACCATCCACTTAATGGCTTCGGCAT contains:
- a CDS encoding sensor histidine kinase, with product MNRNRMAFPRLTIWQQWLVHAFLLWLSMNLADAMTFWYEVYTHGSYLINSDGSPVSVWQRFANHNGVQLLWLVILGGTLLIELNYHRLFRARSLPTFLLVSFVASAVFVRLLLAFNQWRFEGSTDRFWEPTLTVFGYGIAYALVRSFFNQRIQQTQRQVQQSQAELAALKAQLNPHFFFNTLNSLYGTALLEQATNTAQSIEQLANIMRYTLSEAQRDFTPVASELGFLQDYIQLQGLRLAQTDATRLQTHLVYDQLPAQIAPLLLIAFVENAFLYGISTDLDYFIAIQLTIEKGQLDLVVENRLFPQRTAYGLGTGIHNARKRLDLLYAGKYNLTAGPQADRFRVHLQMNLH
- a CDS encoding TlpA family protein disulfide reductase; this translates as MFFRMILFSAWLASHSLHAQLTLSGQIEGTKPGASVSVNVPYDCYYYPQNSVPVSLDAKGHFSTRLTLTKAQIIFLDYAGKRLYLYAQPGRSVSLTAHAQSWPGTVRFSGELGAENAFRQRLGLTMNQLGKPTWNDSLSDPQLILRALQTQQQTGLSLLKQQPKKGSLAFQQMTQADITYFAVSKLWDLIWQNGVWTQKNKSVYDRSAWQQTLITAYQRVDLSNPLALSSYAYQQIITYYPRYLQHQASTKDEFVPIAERVFGKPFAQINQEMKQKGERYWVYSALQYGLQGRALERALASFLINGIEQGDLAYQLEAYTDFKQRFPQSPYLPDVQQYMKPYLASIDPAANPQADIQLLANSARFVNLDSLLATHRGRVVYVDIWGSWCGPCRQEFTYNRALKERFKNKPVDFVYVAVEHGAQPEKRWREAIHFYGITGQHVLAGSDLEAYLRGLYPEQDNLRFPSYILVDALGRITTVEANRPSQKEALYHQIESLL
- a CDS encoding LytR/AlgR family response regulator transcription factor yields the protein MNTAAVHSLRCIAVDDEPIGLRIIESHGAKVPYLALVGSFLSATEALAYMQGHPVDLLFIDIQMPDLSGLELVRLLPEPVVVIFTTAHAGYALEGFEVAALDYLLKPISLSRFLQVSSRALEKVTAQKRVNESVQGVAAAELFVKTGYDWSRVNLADLLYIEADDNYLTFVELGKQTLSRMSLSEVLAKLPVGEYLRIHKSYVIALTKVDKVERHQVSLGDKRLPVSASYRDDLLRRLAK
- a CDS encoding bestrophin-like domain — translated: MYWMYNLPTWGLALLIVTFFVVLALLGLTFTHQRLHQSGAADSIDNGTVGWFFSAVSLLYGLLLGLLTVAAWGSYNQATIIASQEASASAELYRDLAAYPDTTRDAMRKQIKAYVTVIISQTWPAQRRGLLPDSETVVLNQFQKRLLNQRGLTPEQLVVHSETIRAFNGLIDLRRQRQEALTAGVPAVLWLVVLLGAVATIGFSYCFVVTSYRLHALLTGILAGMVGLLVFLLVALDHPYWGEVSVSPDAYQGVLRTLMSQ